In the Apteryx mantelli isolate bAptMan1 chromosome 1, bAptMan1.hap1, whole genome shotgun sequence genome, one interval contains:
- the CCNA1 gene encoding cyclin-A1, whose product MRRTAERSRAGRPEPRGAGGRAVLAELAENGQRRRPGGQGTTVIRYFSGSENSFPPAGKDELPSCMVNATSKQGFAIYIDEPEQKENCPVVEELESSLCELDTSAMTSNIHLLLDLSTGSPMLVDTSFQSQPEDQMGDTITVMTVGEYAEDIHQYLREAEIRYRPKPYYMRKQPDITTGMRAILVDWLVEVGEEYKLRTETLYLAVNFLDRFLSCMSVLRGKLQLVGTAAILLAAKYEEIYPPEVDEFVYITDDTYTKRQLLRMEHLLLKVLAFDLTVPTINQFLLQYIQRHGVCIRTENFARYLAELSLLEADPFLKYLPSQTAAAAYCLANYTVNRSFWPETLAAFTGYSLSEIVPCLTDLHKACLDAPHCQLQAIKEKYKLSKYLQVSLLEPPAVLPLQ is encoded by the exons ATGCGCCGCACCGCGGAGCGGAGCCGTGCGGGGCggccggagccccgcggcgccggcgggcgggcCGTGCTGGCGGAGCTGGCGGAGaacgggcagcggcggcggcccggcggccaG GGTACTACAGTTATCAGATACTTCTCTGGCTCTGAAAACTCCTTCCCTCCAGCTGGAAAAGATGAATTGCCTAGCTGCATGGTCAATGCCACATCAAAGCAAGGGTTTGCTATATATATAGATGAaccagaacagaaagaaaactgcCCAGTGGTTGAAGAGCTGGAATCTAGCCTGTGTGAACTGGATACTAGTGCAATGACATCCAATATTCACCTACTGTTGGATCTGAGTACAG GGTCTCCTATGCTAGTGGACACATCCTTCCAGTCCCAACCTGAGGATCAGATGGGAGATACAATAACAGTAATGACTGTGGGAGAATATGCAGAAGACATTCATCAGTACCTCCGAGAAGCTGAA ATAAGATACAGGCCCAAGCCCTACTATATGAGGAAACAACCGGATATCACAACAGGAATGCGTGCCATCTTGGTAGACTGGCTTGTGGAAGTAGGGGAAGAATACAAACTTCGGACGGAGACATTGTACTTGGCAGTGAACTTCCTAGACAGGtttctctcctgcatgtctgtCCTCAGAGGGAAGCTGCAGCTTGTAGGAACAGCAGCAATACTTCTGGCTGC GAAATATGAGGAGATTTACCCACCAGAAGTAGATGAATTTGTGTATATAACAGATGATACATACACAAAGAGGCAGCTGCTGAGAATGGAACACCTGCTTCTCAAAGTGCTGGCTTTTGACTTAACAGTGCCAACCATCAATCAGTTCCTCCTCCAGTATATTCAGAGGCATGGAGTCTGCATCAGGACAGAGAACTTTGCAAGG TATCTTGCAGAGCTGAGTCTCCTTGAAGCTGATCCATTTCTGAAGTACCTCCCTTCACAAACTGCTGCAGCAGCCTACTGTCTAGCAAACTATACAGTGAACAGGTCTTTCtgg CCAGAAACACTTGCTGCATTCACTGGGTATTCGCTAAGTGAGATAGTGCCTTGCCTGACTGACCTACATAAAGCATGCCTTGATGCTCCCCATTGCCAGCTGCAAGCAATTAAGGAGAAGTACAAGCTCTCAAA GTACTTGCAGGTGTCTCTCTTGGAGCCCCCAGCAGTTCTTCCTCTACAATAA